A stretch of the Thermodesulfobacteriota bacterium genome encodes the following:
- a CDS encoding ABC transporter permease: MRNIYLIFKKETKSYFSSPVAYVVIAMFLLISGYLFYGIFAYFSTISFQAQMDPSIARQQNLLNVTESVVRPLFGIISMIMLIMMPLLTMRLFAEEKKSGTIELLLSYPISDAEVVAGKFLACMGVLLTMLGLSLIFPVLIIAFGEPEIGPIVSGYMGMVLLGAAFISLGLFASSLTENQIIAATVSFGVLFLFWMLNLSAPFAGPWLGKFIEYVTMTHHLEAFAKGVVDTEDIIYYGLFIFLFLFLTLRILESKRWRG; the protein is encoded by the coding sequence ATGAGGAACATCTACCTTATATTCAAAAAAGAGACCAAGAGCTACTTCTCATCGCCGGTGGCTTACGTGGTCATAGCCATGTTCCTTCTCATATCGGGCTATCTCTTCTACGGTATCTTCGCCTACTTTTCCACCATCAGCTTCCAGGCCCAGATGGACCCGTCCATAGCCAGGCAGCAGAACCTCTTGAACGTCACCGAGAGCGTCGTAAGACCGCTCTTTGGGATTATAAGCATGATAATGCTGATAATGATGCCGCTCCTTACGATGCGCCTCTTTGCCGAGGAGAAAAAAAGCGGCACCATAGAGCTCCTCTTGAGCTACCCCATCTCGGATGCGGAAGTGGTCGCCGGGAAGTTCCTGGCCTGCATGGGTGTGCTCCTTACCATGCTCGGGTTGTCACTGATCTTTCCGGTACTCATCATAGCCTTCGGCGAGCCCGAGATAGGGCCCATAGTAAGCGGCTACATGGGCATGGTGCTGCTCGGGGCCGCCTTCATATCGCTCGGGCTTTTCGCCTCGTCCCTTACCGAAAACCAGATTATAGCCGCCACCGTATCGTTCGGCGTGCTGTTCCTCTTCTGGATGTTGAACCTCTCGGCCCCGTTCGCAGGGCCATGGCTCGGGAAGTTCATAGAGTACGTCACGATGACGCACCACCTCGAGGCCTTCGCCAAGGGGGTCGTGGACACCGAGGACATAATATATTACGGGCTCTTCATCTTCCTCTTTCTCTTCCTGACGCTCAGGATACTCGAGTCCAAGAGGTGGAGGGGTTGA